The following coding sequences lie in one Rickettsia hoogstraalii genomic window:
- a CDS encoding NADH-ubiquinone oxidoreductase subunit NDUFA12 family protein, which produces MSWIDKFFITFFHKKVGEDEFLNQYYESRNIDYLGRPRRFVIYKNVNEPTKIPPSWHAWLHHLVNEIPKNIQLFPWQKNDRIAKPKVSNLKYSRWQP; this is translated from the coding sequence ATGTCGTGGATAGATAAGTTTTTTATTACTTTTTTTCACAAAAAAGTAGGAGAAGATGAATTTTTGAATCAATATTATGAAAGCCGTAATATTGATTATTTAGGGCGTCCAAGGAGGTTTGTTATTTATAAGAATGTAAATGAACCTACAAAAATTCCGCCGAGTTGGCACGCTTGGTTACATCATTTAGTAAATGAGATACCGAAAAATATTCAGCTTTTTCCCTGGCAAAAGAACGATAGAATAGCTAAGCCTAAAGTATCAAATCTTAAATATAGTAGATGGCAACCGTAA
- the rnhA gene encoding ribonuclease HI: MDSKVVIYTDGACAGNPGPGGWGALLQFNDTSKEIFGYELDTTNNRMEITAALEALRILKKSCNIEIYTDSKYLQQGITAWIHNWIKNNWCKSNNEPVKNADLWQKLYAELSKHTIIWKWVKGHANNSGNIAADKLAVQGRETAIEILKCRG, encoded by the coding sequence ATGGATTCAAAAGTAGTTATATATACTGATGGTGCATGTGCAGGTAATCCCGGTCCTGGAGGATGGGGAGCTTTACTTCAATTTAATGATACTAGCAAAGAAATATTTGGGTATGAGTTGGATACGACTAATAATCGTATGGAAATTACGGCAGCCCTTGAAGCATTAAGGATTTTAAAAAAATCTTGTAATATTGAGATTTATACCGATAGTAAATATTTGCAACAGGGAATTACCGCTTGGATTCATAATTGGATAAAAAATAATTGGTGTAAAAGCAACAATGAACCCGTTAAAAATGCCGATTTATGGCAAAAATTATACGCAGAATTGAGTAAACATACTATTATTTGGAAATGGGTAAAAGGTCATGCAAATAATAGCGGTAATATTGCTGCCGATAAACTTGCAGTGCAAGGAAGAGAAACTGCTATAGAAATTTTAAAATGTCGTGGATAG
- a CDS encoding SspB family protein: MNIEYKKFVNEYMLEFVKKILAKIQHENLYWDQLIYISYRTDNPAVILPSKVKQAYPKQITIVLQYQFENLIVNDTGFSLTVSFDGVKEIIYVPFDALISFVDSNNNYSLTFNQSLNIQENHQHEEEISNNKSYKTSLSPNPNVIMLDKFRNSSKPS, from the coding sequence ATGAATATTGAATATAAAAAATTTGTGAATGAATATATGCTAGAATTTGTGAAAAAAATTCTAGCAAAAATTCAGCATGAAAATTTATATTGGGATCAGTTAATATATATATCGTACAGAACCGATAACCCTGCGGTAATTTTACCTTCAAAAGTTAAACAGGCATATCCAAAACAGATAACAATAGTACTTCAATATCAGTTTGAAAATTTAATAGTAAATGATACCGGTTTTTCCTTAACGGTAAGTTTTGACGGTGTTAAAGAAATAATTTACGTACCTTTTGATGCACTTATTAGCTTTGTTGATTCCAATAATAATTACAGCCTAACTTTTAATCAGTCGTTAAATATACAAGAAAATCACCAACATGAAGAGGAAATAAGTAATAATAAAAGTTATAAAACTTCATTATCTCCAAATCCAAATGTTATAATGTTAGATAAGTTTCGTAACTCTTCTAAACCTAGTTAA
- a CDS encoding LpxI family protein — protein MLPNLGIIAGRGSLPYLIASNYRKQGGNCYIAAIKDEADIDQIKDFEYKILKIGMIGEAIKYFKDNEVQNIIFIGGVNRPNFKNLSVDKTGGLLLFKIVGQKIRGDDNLLKIVADFFESYGFKVISSNEIYKNQQGNSNIITDTTLTNSDKNDIELGVKLLNHLSSFDIAQSVIVENGYILGIEAAEGTDNLIARCANLRKNPYGGVLVKIPKLGQDNRLDMPTIGPDTIKNLAKYNYKGVAIQKNNVIIVEEELTIKLANEHKIFITKC, from the coding sequence ATGCTACCAAATCTTGGAATTATCGCAGGCAGAGGTTCATTACCTTACTTAATAGCAAGTAACTATAGAAAGCAAGGCGGCAATTGTTATATAGCAGCAATTAAAGACGAAGCTGATATAGATCAAATTAAAGATTTTGAATATAAGATTTTAAAAATCGGTATGATTGGTGAAGCTATAAAATATTTTAAGGATAATGAGGTACAAAATATTATTTTTATAGGCGGAGTTAATAGACCGAATTTTAAAAATTTATCCGTAGATAAAACAGGCGGTTTATTGCTTTTCAAAATAGTTGGGCAAAAAATTCGAGGAGATGATAATTTGCTAAAAATAGTAGCGGATTTTTTTGAAAGCTATGGTTTTAAAGTAATTTCAAGTAACGAAATATATAAAAATCAACAAGGTAACTCCAATATTATAACTGATACCACCCTTACGAATTCAGATAAAAATGATATTGAGCTTGGAGTAAAATTGTTGAATCATTTAAGTTCATTCGATATTGCACAATCGGTTATAGTTGAAAATGGTTACATACTTGGTATAGAGGCTGCTGAAGGGACGGATAATTTAATAGCGAGATGTGCAAATTTACGTAAAAATCCTTATGGAGGAGTGCTAGTAAAAATACCGAAATTAGGTCAAGATAATAGACTAGATATGCCAACAATTGGTCCTGATACTATAAAGAATCTTGCTAAATATAATTACAAAGGAGTAGCGATTCAGAAAAATAACGTAATTATAGTCGAAGAAGAATTAACTATAAAACTCGCTAATGAACATAAAATTTTTATAACAAAATGTTAG
- the coaE gene encoding dephospho-CoA kinase (Dephospho-CoA kinase (CoaE) performs the final step in coenzyme A biosynthesis.) — translation MLAIGITGSYASGKTFILDYLAEKGYKTFCADRCIKELYQDLSVQTQILKSLPELESFNIGKISNLIYNNDLAREKLQNFIYPLLIDKLILFKKENANAKFGFAEIPLLYEAKFDKYFDFVVTIYCSEEIRMQRAITRTSFDIEIYNKIKEIQLSQESKIAKADFAINSGVDMLDLEKQIEKLIKDLKAR, via the coding sequence ATGTTAGCAATAGGTATTACCGGTAGCTATGCATCGGGGAAAACTTTTATTTTGGATTATTTAGCAGAAAAAGGATATAAAACTTTTTGTGCCGATCGATGCATAAAAGAATTATATCAAGATTTGAGCGTACAAACTCAAATCTTGAAATCACTCCCTGAACTTGAGTCTTTCAATATCGGAAAAATTAGTAATTTAATCTACAATAACGACCTAGCTAGAGAAAAACTACAAAATTTTATTTACCCATTACTAATAGATAAACTCATTTTATTTAAAAAAGAAAATGCTAATGCCAAATTTGGCTTTGCCGAAATACCGTTGCTTTATGAAGCTAAATTTGATAAATATTTTGATTTTGTCGTAACAATATACTGCTCTGAAGAAATAAGAATGCAAAGAGCAATAACGAGAACTTCATTTGATATAGAGATTTATAATAAAATCAAAGAAATTCAACTATCACAAGAGAGCAAAATAGCAAAAGCAGATTTTGCTATAAATAGCGGCGTTGATATGTTAGACTTGGAAAAACAAATAGAGAAGCTAATAAAGGATTTGAAAGCAAGGTAA
- the dnaQ gene encoding DNA polymerase III subunit epsilon, whose translation MSSLREIILDTETTGLDPRQGHRIVEIGAIEMVNKVLTGRNFHFYINPERDMPFEAYRIHGISGEFLKDKPLFHTIADDFLEFISDSKLIIHNAPFDIKFLNHELSLLKRAEIKLLELSNAIDTLVMARSMFPGSKYNLDALCKRFKVDNSGRQLHGALKDAALLAEVYVELTGGRQSAFKMVDKSAGISNLATNQVNNKTEQATIVIKPTKEELQKHKEFLSSILKTA comes from the coding sequence ATGTCGAGTTTAAGAGAAATAATTTTAGATACCGAAACTACGGGACTTGACCCACGACAAGGTCACCGAATCGTCGAAATCGGTGCAATTGAGATGGTGAATAAGGTATTAACAGGCAGGAATTTTCATTTTTATATTAATCCTGAGCGAGACATGCCGTTTGAGGCTTATAGAATTCATGGCATATCCGGCGAATTTTTAAAAGACAAGCCTCTATTTCATACAATAGCCGATGATTTTTTAGAATTTATCTCAGATAGCAAACTTATTATTCATAATGCTCCTTTCGACATTAAGTTTTTAAATCATGAATTATCATTATTAAAGAGAGCGGAAATCAAACTTTTAGAACTGTCCAATGCTATAGACACTCTAGTTATGGCTAGAAGTATGTTTCCAGGCTCAAAATATAATCTTGACGCATTATGTAAAAGATTTAAAGTTGATAATTCAGGTAGGCAGCTTCACGGGGCTTTGAAAGATGCGGCATTACTTGCAGAAGTATATGTGGAACTAACGGGTGGTAGACAATCCGCTTTTAAAATGGTTGATAAATCTGCCGGAATAAGTAATTTAGCAACTAATCAAGTAAATAACAAAACAGAGCAAGCTACTATTGTTATTAAACCTACAAAAGAAGAGCTGCAAAAACATAAAGAGTTTCTTAGTAGTATTTTAAAAACTGCTTAG
- a CDS encoding SURF1 family protein — protein MKTNFLVLITFIILISLGFWQLSRLKEKKLFLASMQANLTSPAINLAEIQDNLPYHKVKITGQFLPNKDIYLYGRRSMSSEKDGYYLVTPFKTIEDKVILVARGWFSNRNKNIITQATNDQQHEIIGVTMPSEKTRSYLPANDIKNNVWLTLDLKEASQTLELNLEDFYIIAEGKDISNLDILLPLSINHLAAIRNDHLEYALTWFGLAISLIVIYVIYRRRYMAVEIIPRLDRGIQKNN, from the coding sequence ATGAAAACAAACTTCCTTGTACTTATAACTTTTATAATACTCATCTCTTTAGGCTTTTGGCAGCTTAGTCGTTTAAAAGAAAAGAAATTATTTTTAGCCTCAATGCAAGCTAATCTTACCTCACCAGCAATTAATTTAGCAGAAATTCAAGACAATTTACCTTATCACAAAGTAAAAATTACCGGTCAATTTTTGCCTAATAAAGACATATATTTATACGGTAGAAGGTCAATGTCGAGTGAAAAAGACGGCTATTATTTAGTTACTCCTTTTAAAACCATAGAAGATAAAGTTATTTTAGTAGCACGAGGTTGGTTCAGTAATCGCAATAAAAATATTATCACTCAAGCTACAAACGACCAACAACATGAGATTATTGGTGTTACTATGCCGTCTGAAAAAACTCGTAGCTACTTACCTGCTAACGATATAAAAAATAATGTGTGGCTAACTTTAGATTTAAAAGAAGCATCCCAAACCTTAGAATTAAATCTAGAGGATTTTTATATTATTGCGGAAGGAAAAGATATTAGCAATCTAGATATTTTATTACCTCTTTCAATAAATCATTTAGCAGCAATCAGAAATGACCATTTAGAATATGCCCTAACTTGGTTTGGTCTTGCTATTTCCTTAATCGTAATATATGTGATTTATCGGCGTCGTTATATGGCTGTGGAGATCATCCCGCGACTTGATCGCGGGATCCAGAAAAATAACTAA
- a CDS encoding UvrD-helicase domain-containing protein, whose protein sequence is MSNLQQQASDPNYSVWVSASAGTGKTKILTDRFLRLLITGVEPSNILCLTFTNAASIEMQARINSKLKHLSLCDAEKLENELFLMSGNKPLPQEIENAKTLYDKILNSNEPLNIYTIHAFCQKILNTFPLEAGITPEFKILEETKLQDIFLNIRNEIYLSDEHNDLIKILLNRFHEITLQDIFTEIIEQKIKFKKLFTHKTIPEEINNKRFALGELNNIYDKVKNLFAEYDLEIEPKEVFFTKDGKKRKSFLSKELIRKYPKLLLELEKITSEIYRLDELRRIEELEYHTNLLTKLAYIILKKYDSYKEENNLLDYDDLIYYTEKLLNNKTTHEWLLHKLENEINHILVDEAQDTSPVQWNIITILITEFNAADKPSNSTFIVGDDKQSIFSFQGADLHNFSLVNEQLKANLTNANKKFKNITLECSYRSCVEILQFTHNVLKNIKSNYPSLFLSDNPLISSFPTHQGSVTVWPLVTSEKQEELFWALPEDYENSKSAADLLIEKIVNFIQEQIKNEEILPSTVSRISEKDFMILVRKRDEFSNNLIKELSKAKLKVEASDRVNLKENLTIMDLMSVAKFVLLPDDDLNLAGLLKSPIIGISERQLYELLVNKNDNSLWDILSSHEDIYNKLTSLIEIYKISTIENFFDLVVNNLNLREIYDDDSDDMINELLTLSKNYANDIDNSLQGFVAWFENNDIYIKRDMEHSDKIRVMTVHGSKGLEAPIVILCDSTTLPISSNKFIWDDKGEVDLLHNEANKEEFEGNTARSTAAYTLVRADASTGLTYKLPLEASYERGRMFFSANAADTPAFLQDLKEAEKLKDLQEYIRLLYVAMTRAKDRLIICGFSNKATAPENCWYEIVKQTFD, encoded by the coding sequence ATGAGCAATCTACAACAGCAAGCATCCGATCCTAATTATTCCGTTTGGGTATCGGCATCTGCCGGTACAGGTAAAACCAAAATCCTAACCGATCGATTTTTACGTTTGTTAATAACAGGCGTAGAACCTTCAAATATTTTATGCCTTACTTTTACTAATGCTGCTTCTATAGAGATGCAAGCAAGAATTAATAGTAAACTTAAACATCTTTCTCTTTGTGATGCAGAAAAATTAGAAAATGAACTCTTCTTAATGAGCGGCAATAAGCCGCTACCGCAAGAAATAGAAAACGCAAAAACTTTATACGATAAAATACTAAATAGCAATGAGCCTTTAAATATTTATACAATTCACGCGTTTTGTCAAAAAATCCTTAACACTTTTCCTTTAGAAGCAGGTATCACACCGGAATTTAAGATTCTTGAAGAAACTAAATTACAAGATATCTTCCTAAACATCAGAAATGAAATTTACTTAAGCGATGAGCATAATGACTTAATTAAAATTTTGCTTAACCGCTTTCATGAAATAACTCTGCAAGATATTTTTACTGAAATAATCGAGCAGAAAATTAAATTCAAAAAATTATTTACACATAAAACTATTCCGGAAGAAATAAATAATAAAAGATTCGCCTTAGGGGAATTAAATAATATATATGATAAGGTAAAAAACTTATTTGCAGAATATGATTTGGAAATAGAGCCGAAAGAAGTTTTTTTTACTAAAGACGGGAAAAAGCGTAAAAGCTTTTTATCGAAAGAATTAATAAGAAAATATCCTAAATTATTGCTAGAACTAGAAAAAATCACTTCTGAAATTTATCGCTTGGATGAACTGCGTCGCATAGAGGAGCTAGAATATCATACGAATTTACTTACTAAACTTGCTTATATTATTTTAAAAAAATACGATTCATATAAAGAAGAAAATAATTTACTCGATTATGATGATCTAATTTACTACACCGAGAAATTACTGAATAATAAAACTACGCACGAATGGTTGTTGCATAAGCTTGAAAACGAGATAAACCATATTCTTGTTGATGAAGCACAGGACACAAGTCCTGTGCAGTGGAATATTATCACTATTTTAATAACGGAATTTAATGCGGCAGATAAGCCAAGCAATAGTACCTTTATCGTTGGTGATGATAAACAATCTATCTTCAGTTTTCAAGGGGCTGATCTTCATAATTTCAGCTTAGTAAACGAGCAACTAAAAGCAAACCTTACAAATGCTAATAAAAAATTCAAAAATATCACACTTGAATGTTCTTATAGATCATGTGTGGAGATTTTACAATTTACTCATAATGTTTTGAAAAATATAAAATCCAATTACCCGAGTTTATTCCTTTCGGATAATCCATTAATATCCTCATTTCCTACACATCAAGGTTCTGTAACAGTTTGGCCGTTAGTAACAAGTGAAAAACAAGAAGAACTTTTTTGGGCATTGCCTGAAGATTATGAAAATTCTAAATCTGCTGCCGATTTACTTATAGAAAAAATTGTAAATTTTATACAAGAACAAATAAAAAATGAAGAAATTTTACCATCTACCGTAAGCAGAATATCTGAAAAAGATTTCATGATATTAGTAAGAAAGAGGGATGAATTTAGCAATAATCTTATAAAAGAACTTAGTAAAGCTAAACTTAAAGTTGAGGCAAGCGATAGAGTTAATCTTAAGGAAAATCTAACGATAATGGATTTAATGTCCGTAGCTAAATTTGTGTTATTACCTGATGATGATTTAAACCTTGCAGGGTTGCTAAAATCACCGATTATCGGAATAAGTGAGCGGCAATTATACGAACTTCTTGTAAATAAAAACGATAATAGCTTATGGGATATACTATCTTCACATGAGGATATATATAATAAATTAACTTCTCTAATTGAAATTTATAAAATATCGACTATTGAGAATTTCTTTGATTTAGTGGTGAATAATCTAAATTTACGAGAGATTTACGATGATGATAGTGATGATATGATAAATGAGCTATTAACGTTAAGCAAAAACTATGCAAATGATATAGATAATTCACTGCAAGGATTCGTTGCTTGGTTTGAGAATAACGATATCTATATCAAACGTGATATGGAACATTCAGATAAAATAAGAGTAATGACCGTCCACGGCTCTAAAGGACTTGAAGCTCCTATTGTTATATTATGCGATTCTACTACTTTGCCGATAAGTAGCAATAAATTTATTTGGGATGATAAAGGTGAAGTAGACCTCTTGCATAACGAAGCTAATAAAGAGGAATTTGAAGGAAACACGGCACGCAGCACCGCAGCGTACACTTTAGTTCGCGCAGATGCGAGTACCGGATTGACGTACAAATTACCTTTAGAAGCGAGTTATGAAAGAGGTCGAATGTTCTTCTCTGCTAATGCTGCGGACACACCCGCATTTTTACAAGATCTGAAAGAAGCTGAAAAATTAAAAGACTTACAGGAATATATAAGACTACTCTATGTTGCAATGACAAGAGCTAAAGACCGGCTAATTATATGCGGTTTTAGTAATAAAGCAACCGCTCCTGAAAATTGTTGGTATGAAATAGTCAAGCAAACTTTTGATTAA
- a CDS encoding DUF5320 domain-containing protein, which yields MSNQGKKSIYDIVLDSTEKEINMLKDEIAFLLKNPVTKEDIERIEQRLGELESRIMT from the coding sequence GTGTCAAATCAAGGCAAAAAAAGCATTTACGATATAGTATTAGATTCTACTGAAAAAGAGATAAACATGCTAAAAGATGAAATTGCATTTTTATTAAAAAATCCTGTCACAAAAGAAGATATAGAGAGAATCGAGCAACGTTTAGGAGAGTTGGAAAGCCGAATAATGACTTAA
- a CDS encoding IS110 family transposase, giving the protein MSVVNPYFTSAFRTMRGKFTKTDTIDAQMLALFVEKINPESRKVANEIEKELKELTSRRNQLITMIVSERNRLRRVTNQKIINSINNVIDLLNSQKEEVEKLILHLILNLESYKEIYNLLITIPGIGSIIAITLITELPELGNLNCKQIASLVGVAPHCKESGKTRFKAKTKSGRKTVRAALYMAAVTSVRCNSAVKPFYKRLVEKGKAKKLALTAVMRKIIIIINNIVKNKRPWQEQYKQIILTS; this is encoded by the coding sequence GTGTCAGTAGTTAATCCTTATTTTACATCAGCATTTAGAACTATGAGAGGTAAGTTTACAAAAACTGATACTATTGATGCACAAATGTTAGCATTATTTGTAGAAAAAATTAACCCTGAGTCTAGAAAAGTAGCGAATGAGATAGAAAAAGAATTAAAAGAACTTACATCTAGACGTAACCAATTAATTACTATGATAGTATCTGAACGCAATCGCTTACGTAGAGTTACTAATCAAAAAATAATTAATAGTATAAATAATGTTATTGATTTACTTAATAGCCAAAAGGAAGAAGTAGAAAAGCTTATATTACATCTTATTTTAAATCTAGAAAGTTACAAAGAAATATATAATTTACTTATTACTATCCCAGGTATTGGCTCTATTATAGCAATAACCTTAATTACAGAATTACCAGAGCTTGGTAATTTAAATTGTAAACAAATTGCTTCTTTAGTAGGGGTAGCACCTCACTGTAAGGAAAGTGGGAAAACACGATTTAAAGCAAAAACTAAAAGTGGTAGAAAAACAGTACGGGCAGCATTATATATGGCAGCTGTTACGTCTGTAAGATGTAATTCCGCCGTTAAACCTTTTTATAAAAGACTTGTGGAAAAAGGAAAAGCCAAAAAATTAGCTCTTACTGCTGTAATGCGAAAGATAATAATTATTATCAATAATATTGTTAAAAACAAACGGCCTTGGCAGGAACAATATAAACAAATTATCTTGACTTCTTAA